The Juglans regia cultivar Chandler chromosome 1, Walnut 2.0, whole genome shotgun sequence nucleotide sequence TAGATAAAGGGATTGGCTCAACCATATTAGCCAACTGCGggctaacatattatataattatcatatataagtataaattaaaagattattagaAATTCCGGGTATTATTATATTCCATTTTAACcccatatatattgtttgaagATTACGTTATCATAGGATTCCCATCATTAAAAATGAAAGCGTGTATGCTAAGTTAGAAAATGGCTAGCTACACATGAATTTGACCACAAAAGTTTTCCACCAACAAAATCTTAAATGATCAAGAGTTAGTACAACTGGATTTCGGGCCCATGAAACGCAAATCACATGGAGGAATATCGATCAATATATTATTTGtgtgacaatatatatatattgtcacaCAAATAATTAAACAAGCTAGCAAGCCAAAAAAGACAAGATCAACATGATGAGCATGATATGTTTAACGTATTCATTGATGGAGAATCAAGAcatatttaatgtattttatttaatttctgcTAGCTTTGAATTCCGAAATTAcacataaataatattgataCAAAACCCTAAATAAATACAAGCCCAGATCATATCGAAGATTAAGTactactagtactagtactgcaaGTCTAGCTAATTACTATCTAGTcgattaatatattaaattatctttGCTAGCTTAACTTTAGTGAAAATTCTCTGTCCTGGTGATAATATCATTTTGGGATCAAACTGATTTTTTCTGTCTTCAAAAGTTCTCCACTTAATAGTACCAAAATGGAGGTTTTTCCATTCTTCCATCGTCTTGTAATTGGGAAGATACTGCTTAACCTCAATGCCCgaatcataacaaaatttcagTATGTCTTTATTCTGTGCATCCAGGGCTTCCCAGTCATTAAACCCACTTGAATGCAAAAACCCTATGGCGTAGAAAACATCTTCTTCAGGTATAACTGCTGACATCCTATCATCCCACCTGTAATAttgcaaattttaaaaagaaacatGAATTATTAgattaagagaaattctatttgcagtcatGAGTAGGAGATTACGTACTGTGCAATCTCATTGATAAATTATGGTAAAAGAGAAaagatttaatcattttaaaaatgatattattgtaatgttaaattttttttaaacatagttATATGTAAACTAACTCTTATAATCAGGATAGTACTCCAGCAGTACTGATCTATACTTACTTGCTCCTGTTCATGGGATAAACAAGGACAGGTCCCGTGGTAATATTACGTTTGAGAACAATGTCCTTGAAAACTCCAGAATTGAAATCCGAGATGCGCGATTTTGGCACAAAGAGATTTGACCACGGATGAGGAACATCCCATAGTCCTTGTGACTGAAGCTTTAGCTCTCCACTTCGGACTCTATTAAGAAAATCGACATATGAGACATCTTTCTCGAATGCATATCCCGGGATAAAGTTCAATCCTTCAAATAATACTTGGAGTTCCTGTTAGGAAAAACACAGTACTTCTCATATTAGTACTAATTGTCGTATATATGCTAATTAgatgttttatatatgtatgtatgtatatatatatatatatatatatatatatatatatgaactttgGATTTCGATTGTCTACCCGAACTCTAGAGCACTAGGAGAGATCGATAGAGATCATagacaaatattaattaattctgcCCGTACTTCGACAGAATTATAAAGAATATTGTAGAATTCACTTTATATGTCCATATGATCTCTTCCACTCTAAGCCGGAAACTCGAGTGGATTTGATTAATCCAGAAACTTCAATTAATGTTATTTGGTATAAgatcacataatatatattgatttgatGATGGTCATTACGATTTACCTCTTCCATTGAAATAAGAGTGTGGTCATCATAGAACTTGGCTATTTCTAGGCAGTAAACGATGCCATATTTGGTTACTAAGGAAATGATCTTGGCGTGATCGGATAATGGAAAAAAGGACGATCTCCAATTATCCGGAGGACCATGGTTTAGGAGAAGTAAACCTTCCAAATAATCGAGTGCATTGTTTTGCTTCAATCCATTATTTGAGATCAAACGCTCTTGGTCTCTTGTGAATTCAGAGAAGTCATTATAAAGCATTCGTACCCACTTGACCTGTACAAACAAATTCACCACAATTAATCAACAAACTACAggatcactatatatatatataccaaataaCAACACACATAAGCTATGATTTTagggaaaaagaacaaaacccTATAGCCAGTACTTAGCGTATGGCCGTTTCAATGAGACATGAAAACtcacttttattgaaaagtGATAAAGATCTTGATGATCAGATGCCTTTGagctttttgttgtttttatatttatttattttttatttgctaaTTAATCAAGTTAATTGTTTTCTGGTGGTGCAAAACTCCCTGTGCATGTGGTAGTTGATGGGtagtttttaaatattagtctttatcatcatcatcacagtcgtaacatatataattaaccaCATATTAGTGAATATTTAAGGAACATCGGAAATGGACACCAGACAGGACATTAAGTCGGCCATGTGCTCTGAACATACCCTCTTTGGTGCTGTCTCCAGGGCAATTCTTGCTCTGACTATAATCCCAAACTGCCCTAAACCTCCAAGAACCGCAAAAAACAGCTCCATGTTCTTTTCTCGGGAGCAAGTCACAAAATCTCCCTGCCCTATATCAAACAAGCACAAAAACTCTCATAAGTAAACTCtctctatatctatatatatagatatatatatatatatatatatatataaccgcatgcatgcagctagatagctagctagcaaataTTTACATGAACAACTATATAtgttcaatattaatattaggaATTAATAATTAAAGCAAACCCAGCTAGAAAGTAAACACATGAATAAAGACAATGTCAAGTCTGTTCAGACAAGCGTGTGAACTCCTGCCCGAAAACTTTTCAAAGGTGGGTCCCCAACGAAAAGCCTcctcatatattaattaataatcaatcaATATTTTCGAAAATGACGGAAAAAAACGTCGGCAACCTGCTTTAAAAACTGGAAACATGGAGAGAAGAAATCATGAATGAATACCAGTAATGACATCCATTTCGTAGACATTGCTGATCTGAGGACCGTAACGAAATGTCTGCCCGCTAATCCCTGCATTGGAGAGAGTTCCCCCAACCGTTAGGTACAAATAGTCAGTCCACGACATAGGTGTTAGTCCATGTTCGAGTGTGGCATGCAATACATCTACCCAGAGCTGCTCTCCCCCAACATCGGCAAACCAACCCATGGAAGGGCTTCCGGAAACCTTAATACCGTACccatttttctggttttttaaGGATGTCATGTCCACCACAACCCCATTACGAGCCATTGCTTGTCCTCTGACAGAATGGCCCTGGCCTCGAGCAGCTATATTGAATGGAGCAGAACTAGTAGTGTGCGCAAATTTGATTAAGCTTGCAATATCATTGATGGAAGATGGATAGAGAACTGCTGCTGGGATTTCTCGAACAATATTACCAAAATCGGTAGAGGCTAACTTAATGGCAACAGGGTCATCACGAAGTTTGTTTGCAACATGGAGCGTTTGAAGCTTGGGTGGGAGAAAGTTTATCCACGACTTTGGCTTTCCTAAGGTGGACATCAAATGGCTTACATATATAAAGAGTATGACCATGAAATATGTTGCAGCTGAAAATCGTTCAGCCGgcatttggttttttgtttggaagagaAAGAGATCAAGAAAAGAGTGAAGAAGAAGGGAATTCGGAGGTTTTTTGTGGTAGTGGTGGAAGGAGAGGCAAAGATGGGTGGTATTTATAGGGGAAAAGGTTGCATGAGACCTAggatatgaaaattaatatattcagATCGCAGGCCAGGGAAGAAAATCTTTGCTGGCGTTTGCATAGGAAACGACATCGTGGCAGGACTTGTATGTTTATTCAAAGATACGCAAGGACACAGACCTTggattcattatatatatatatatatatattcttgctTTCCTTGCCCAACGATctgaaagaaatgatagttatagttATGAGTATACAAGCgttgcataattattttaaaaaattaataaatatgatattcacatgaaaaagaaaattaaatttttaaaaataaattttatttcttttcaaaacgattacacaatatttatacattctaccactactatatgtagcatttctctttctaCTTTCATGccatcaaaattaattttacgttTTTATTACGTTTTTCGTGGGTGTTGATTATGAGTCTGCAGTCATCATGACCATGAAGATTCGATGGCCACCCACACGAGAAGtcaattatttaattcattctTGTGGACCTCCCAAGGAACATAACGTACGATAAGCATATGAACCGTTGGATCATGATCTCATCAGGGTCAAGATTGGTCAATTTTGGTCATTTGCATGGtaaatatattcattatataaatgttatatattttaaaatattgtaccAAATTGTCGTTTTTTACATTAGAAAATACATGGCAGTTTCCAATTCCAGGAGGAAAAGTTGTGAGGTCAAAATTGGGCAATCATCAACAGGAtctttgagattttctttttcgaTTGTGGAAAATTCGATCTTGCGAATCAAAAAGCGTTGTCTTCAACCTTAATTTGATAGATTCATGAGTCTCTGATGGGGCAAAaattacagatttttttttcttttttggcggGGAGGGGGCAGATCAGGGGGTGGTTAATTTAGTAGACATCAAACCAGATTTTTCTTCATTGTGGGATCTTGTTTGTGCTTATCTGAGACAACATGGTAATCGGTGGAAGTCAATTTAGGATTCGAATGATAATTACAGCCACCCCTTGTTGTCTGATCACTAATTCACTTGAATTTTTCAATGGAGTAATTAAGATGTTTtctagaaaaactaaaaaatacaaaagaaaggaaagtatTTGGAATTTTTACTATTGTGGGACATGATGAGTACTAGTACATGAACGTCGACTGATCTGGTTTCAATTATCAACTTAAGTactatgtgtatatataatttattcacacaTACACAcgcacaaatatatatatatatatatacacacaaataaaataaacaaaataatattatgaattttgcACACGCACTTTGCATGCatttagaaaaggaaaattttatataccataCTATCATCCTACTTTCATCCCACTTATAATtgtgatgtgacacatttatcactattaaatttattatttattacatgaTTCTTTATTATCTAGTGGGTGATGAATATGCCTCATACTActtaatataatcaaaataagatgagagtgtAGTGTATAACAATAGTACTCGAAAAGGAAAATATAGcaagaaattaacaatgtcataCGGCATTAATGCACACAAGCGAGAATCTAGTGATGATCAGCAAGTAACTCGCATCATGATGATGaagtcatgcatgcatggccctTCTCATCTACGttgatatttattaaaatatggttcagaatatttgtatatatacatataaatttgaaagaataatAAGCTAGTCGGCCGTACCATTGATCTGATCATCATgcaaatatttatttctcaCATTCATGTTCGATCTCCTGCAAATATGTTGTTGgaacagtagtactactactccgGCCACgtacacaaagatattatcagGCCGCCAGTATGATCCGGATCGAGCAAAGAATTATATTTTGATGATTGGGAATTGAATTCAGACTAATTAAAGAGATTAACCTATGCCCAATTCAAAGATGATCTTTGACCTAAAGATCTCATAGCTGGTAAGAGTTGCTATCGTATAGCGAGCAATTATCTGACCCTTAAATATTCCTCCTCCATCATGCAGCATGCATGCGCATGCATGcttctattttctattataaatgcatgaagtactactatatatataattcccaCAACTTGGAGAAGATtgtcatcatgcatgcatgtgtgcctcatgcatgcatgcctaatCTATACgtaactttgaaaaaaaatcacgATACAGCTTTATTCTCACATAGCTAATAAAATGATCGATTTGTGGTTATAGGGATGCATAgtttaattattcattatttaatatGTTGAGTTCAAAagatttcatgaaaaaaaaaaactgattagCATGCCTTAATTAGTACCACAGGTCTAAGTTAATTAATTGTGATAGTTAGGTGCATGATGGACTACCTAACCAAAggttataacatataaaaagtTGGttgtgctatatatattttcttggaatatataaatgggaaaaaaacagagcaaagggTATAGACATGAGCCATGCTTCAAGATTCAATAATATTAGTGTAATTTAGTTCTAGAATAAATGAAAGATTTGAAAAGACAAAAGTACCACTCAGTGGCATCGATCGATGATCTCCCATATGATGGTAACCTTTGAAATTATAAGGTTCTATTATTATGTAAGGTACAGTGGCATCTCCATATGATGACAACTACATCTTATCcgaaaatatgataaaaaagatttgattgtccaacagatatatatatatatatatatatatatatatatatatatataggatcaaCTCCAACTACGTACGTTGTACATTCTAAGGTTTAGGCTTGGTTTGTTTTTAagactaaaatctaaaattttgaaaagcttatatctcattattataatttttttaaattttcactgaaaataaaataaataattcaacgttttcaaattctaaaacaaaaataatattaaaaaatatattctgacaatttaattttattcaactttataactttaatatcaactcatctcatatttgaaaacaaatattagttTAAAGTACTACTAGACATTGATCCTACAGGGAATTCAAAAGATTTTCcttgtaagttttttttgttttttgttttatataggTGAAATGATATTACATATTGAGTTTTTATGTGTCATCCTGGAAGTACATCTTCAGCATgcatgcagagagagagagagagagagagagagagagagatgcttgtgaagaagaagatgggcACAAAGTAGCTTGGAGATGGGAAAAGAGAGGAATATCGGAGTGGGGGACTATTTCTAAGATACTGAAAATCTTTACGGGGATCGAATCATCGAAGCCTGCCAGCCCACAAGATCACGTGGTCCAAAACAAAGACAATCACACCAGTAGTACTACCAAAACCTATATGATCAATTTTGATTTCTTTCTCACGTACTAATGCAATCATATCCGTCCAATATATATTCGTATCATGTGCATGAACGTCGTCGTCTCTCCCTATGATCAATCGAGTATGGGGGTGAAATGATAAAGTACAAAGACTCGCCCCCAccaatttgagattttaaagCGGAAATCCTTCCTTTTTGTAGctctcaaaaacaaaacattcaaCATGTtaaagagaaaagacaaaaaagataAGTACTGCATGCGAGCAGCATGCCTTAAACCACTgttttgcctctctctctctctctctctctctctctctctctctgtaaagaaaaaggaagcaaattaattaatttcataattaatgcATCTCGATCATATCCTGATCTTTTGATCATGATTAATTGGGTTTTTCGTTTAATTCGAAActatatcataaaatattatagtgaGCGCGCAGTACTATTCATAAgtattaatgcatgcatgcatgcctatatatatatatatatatatatatatatatataatattctgtGTGCTTAATACACGGGCGCACATCTGATATTGATGATTTGGGTGTTTCATGAGGTAATGTTTGGAGGAGGCCTGCATGCTAGTTACTCGTCGAAAAACTCCGACAAGGAAAGGTGCAGAATCAGACGGAATGAGCATTCAGCAGGATCCCCGAAATTATTATAATCTACGGAGTCTGACAAAACGACCCCACCTGTGTGTAATTTGGTCATCTTTCTCAGCTTACTTCTCTCGTGCTTTGATACTGTCTGTACTATGGGGTACCTGCAGAGAGATTTGATCCAACAGTACTGTagatatctatctatctatctatctatctcttATCTACATGTAATTGTGATCAATTcttaatcatcatcatcctccaaATTATATTTCTACTCTTTTAATTCCGTCAAGACCACCACACAGTACTACGTGTAGTACTACAGCTAATATTTAATGCTGCCAGACCGATATGTATATCTATTTACCTTACTCTTTTATCATTCTACTTTATATCTTCGTCAAATTTAagattcactacaagaaaaacggatttttgtgactaatttattaTGACTAAAAGACTTATCGCAAccaattttagttataaataatcattttgttgGAATTAACTGGTAaaaaataagcagttttcttgtagtgatcgtttaaacatgtttatgtatttaatttttttaaaaaaaatttttcttaataattaaaaaagtgactatattaatatatttatatatatttatattttttagaattatttaaacatgtttaaaaaatatttaaaataaaaaataaaaataaaaaatataatttacactaGATAGCACACAGAATGGGCACTTGCAGTTGACAGATTAGTAGCACCACTCTTACATGAATTAATatcatccatccatccatcttaagcttttatttataatttatttatttgtatttatatttttgaaattagttTGGGTTAATTACATTAACCCTAAAACCTCAGAGAAAACGAAGAACATGATCTGATACTCATGCATGTTAAAATGCTTGTCATGAGACGTGTTTTCGAAACACTGCGCGCATGCAGCTGCCTTGATCTAGAAACATATTTAGCACACCATTGATGGTCCGGTGTCCATTAATTAGCTAGGTGGTCTTATTTTTCGAGTgctcaataattaaaaaaaaaaaatacattatcaaTCGATCAATCAATCCATCAATCAATCAAAATAAATCAGATTATGGGAGTATCAAAAGtactatatatcaaaatgatcaTCAACGCCTTTGGCGCATGCACTAGATCTGATCTTTTCtccaatatatatttgcatgcaATTATATTAATCTTTTTCTACGTACGTACGGGACCCCCATAGTACTACAACATTGGTTCTGCTGTGTTTTGAACTTTCGTCGTCGGTGATTTAATTTAGGGAAATGATATTCTTACAGCTCGATTTAtcgttaaatttttttatttaataattaagaaaatatttttaataatattatatttttttatttttttaaaaaatatttaaaaatgttaaaaaatttatgtagaaaaaaaaaacactaattaTATATGCCTAACGGACTTAGCACCgtccttaatttaatttaaatccaACGTGTAATATCTGTCATTTAATGGACTAGGGGTCACTGTTTCTTCTTTGCGTACTTGCATTGTCCCCCGGAACGGTGACTCTTATGCTTGGGAAAGATTATGAAAACCCCCAATCTGCATTATATTGTCACTTTTACAGATTTGATTGGTTGTTTTCTGAACCATCTCGAccggggatttttttttttcccaacagaGTTAATCTGTGGTACTCATGAATGAACGCCATTTTCACAGCTTGCTAGGGACGTGAAGGATCGGGaggaataatatatatgtagttaTGATATCTCCCGTACCAAAGCGGCCATCATGCACACCGATGATCAGACAGCACTAGCTAGCAATATTTAGAAGTCATACTTACGAagacttataattaattagatgtaCGTGTCCAtttaacaatttaaaatttaattaatcattagTAAAACGCAAGCTGTCTATCacctattattatattatatatcttaactcaaactattttctattaaaattatatataacattactcatatatatatatatatatattaaaagattatacaGTCATTTTGAGAGTATTTCTTTTAAACGTGTGTATAGAGAAGACAATAGGGCAGCTCATGATGAGCTTGCTCGTAATGTTTGGAGAGTTGCTGATCTTGAAATGTGGTGGGATTGTATTCCAGACTTTCTTTATCTAATCTTGTGATTTGATAATTGTCTGTAATGTCTTTTATCTCGAATGAAGATGTTTgtttctacaaaaaataaaaaataaaaaataaaaaaaataaacagtgAGAAGCGACCATATTCATGTTgacgttaatatatatatatatatatatatatatatatatatatatacacacacaatattcttaaattaattagatggatGACGTTAATGTTGCTGGAGTTTTATTGGAATATTCTTCAAGTACGTATATAGCTAGCTAGTCCTTACATGATCAGCATATATATTCACCGGCCAAGTGGCAGTGAGCTGTTCTGATGATCATTAGGCAAACAAAGAGTTTGTAGATCCTAAAATTGGAGTCCATCGTGGTTTCCCTAGAGTACTACTGTCAATTAGCTAGACTCCTAATCTATATAAAGCTATGAATTAATCGCCATCCTGATCCGTATATACTTGGAGAAAAAGATGCCTCCTCACCAACACATCAAGATCGAAGTGTACTTCTAACGACGGCTCTCTAGCAGCATTTGAAGATTTGAATTAAGCAATCTTCTTCGCTCAAAATATTCATTCAACCAACTACAAGTACTATAGAACACATTTGTCattttgcatgcatatataggtGTCATGTACATGTATAAATTCATCATGACATGTCATCAATATAATACATGTCGAGTAGTCATTTGAGTCAGTGTCTAATTATTTGGGTTCATGAAATCATCAATCAATCAATACTagatccaaataataaaattataaatgtcatttgagTCAGATTATTCGGGTTCGTGTCGGAACAGTACCCATATTTTTGGCCATTCTTCAGATGATTAAATATTGTAGCAACATTTTCTAATACAATTTACcttaattacataattattatgtGTTTTCATGAGTCATTCCATATTAGATAATTTGTCACTCATCATGATCTGTAGTATGAATACATATATTGACAACATCGATCGATAGGCCCTAGTAAGAACATATTAGAAACTCGAAGGGTTTAAATTTTCATGCATGAATTCGTATATATAATTAGGTACTAATTAAAATAAGCGaattatagttttataattaaaaaaaatatctacaaaatttcaaaaagaaaatagagcatATACAAACTGATCAGCTTTATGATACTTGATGGAAATTATATGCATGGGCTGGAGTGAGCTAATTAGTCTATCCTGATCtcgtaatatataatattagtcaTATGACTAATTACATGAAAACGTTAAGATGGATATATAGATGTTCTACGATATTTTATAGTTTCAATTTTGAGCTTAAACTGATCATGCAATCCTAACAAGTCATGACCCGTACTCAATCTCTCCCTGCATTGCATTCAACACTAGTTGATCTAGAACTGATCTggaattcttctatatatataactgcaCTAGTTGATCTAGAACTCTGG carries:
- the LOC109009322 gene encoding cytokinin dehydrogenase 3-like, encoding MPAERFSAATYFMVILFIYVSHLMSTLGKPKSWINFLPPKLQTLHVANKLRDDPVAIKLASTDFGNIVREIPAAVLYPSSINDIASLIKFAHTTSSAPFNIAARGQGHSVRGQAMARNGVVVDMTSLKNQKNGYGIKVSGSPSMGWFADVGGEQLWVDVLHATLEHGLTPMSWTDYLYLTVGGTLSNAGISGQTFRYGPQISNVYEMDVITGQGDFVTCSREKNMELFFAVLGGLGQFGIIVRARIALETAPKRVKWVRMLYNDFSEFTRDQERLISNNGLKQNNALDYLEGLLLLNHGPPDNWRSSFFPLSDHAKIISLVTKYGIVYCLEIAKFYDDHTLISMEEELQVLFEGLNFIPGYAFEKDVSYVDFLNRVRSGELKLQSQGLWDVPHPWSNLFVPKSRISDFNSGVFKDIVLKRNITTGPVLVYPMNRSKWDDRMSAVIPEEDVFYAIGFLHSSGFNDWEALDAQNKDILKFCYDSGIEVKQYLPNYKTMEEWKNLHFGTIKWRTFEDRKNQFDPKMILSPGQRIFTKVKLAKII